DNA from Candidatus Babeliales bacterium:
ATTCAAAAAATGTTTGCAAAAAAGAGCATATCTCTCAGCTTCTGTTCTGACTTGTCCCACAAAATCGTTCAAGTGCTTCACAAATACTACTCCACTTACTAGTAGGCTCCTCAGGAACCCAACCATCTACTTTTCTTAAAACATAGGGTATAGTATAAACTCATAGCATGTCATTTGCGTACTGTATACTTATTCATTGATTAGGAAACGTTACTATGCAAAATCTGACCAAAGGCACTCTTATAGCCATTGAGGGGACAGATGGCTCTGGCAAATCAACCCTTGCACGACGCCTCCATGAGCTCTTGGCCAAGCACCAATTTCCAACAGTATTAACCAAGGAATTTGGTGGAACGCCTCTGGGTAAAAAAATCAGAGAAATGCTTCATCAGCGTACCGTACCAATGTCCAACAAAGCCGAATATCTATTGATTGCAGCGGACCGCGCACAGCATTCTGCAGAAGTAGTCATGCCAAGTCTTGAAAAAAATATGCTCGTTATATCTGACCGCATGGGCGACTCATCATTAGTCTATCAAGGGCATGCTCGCGGTCTTGACATGAACATGATCCGTGCCGTGAACTTTTGGGCAATGAATAATAAAACTCCTGATCTCACCCTCTACGTACGTCTCGATCTCGAAACCGCTATGGATCGAGTGAAAACGCGCAACAAGCGCCTTACCGACTTTGAAAAAGAAAGCACTGCCTTTTTTGAACGTGTCATCAATGGCTAC
Protein-coding regions in this window:
- the tmk gene encoding dTMP kinase, whose amino-acid sequence is MQNLTKGTLIAIEGTDGSGKSTLARRLHELLAKHQFPTVLTKEFGGTPLGKKIREMLHQRTVPMSNKAEYLLIAADRAQHSAEVVMPSLEKNMLVISDRMGDSSLVYQGHARGLDMNMIRAVNFWAMNNKTPDLTLYVRLDLETAMDRVKTRNKRLTDFEKESTAFFERVINGYDSLYHERDDVIILDGILPPEELAQKAYTEVLQWLENNESEK